Proteins co-encoded in one Polynucleobacter sp. MG-6-Vaara-E2 genomic window:
- a CDS encoding DUF2779 domain-containing protein, giving the protein MQLLSKSKIISGIQCHKKLWLETHVKQDILESHLFALGNRFGDFARTHYGDGVNLDGKSNKDEIFNNTNFALLDPKVNVIYEAAFQFENVLVRVDVLKRDKDGWEMIEVKSSKEAKQHHLNDIASQAYVALGCGLKLNSMKIAHINKNFLYKGDGDYSGLLVEADVTSEAIERLSDVKTWISDLLPIVQPDSPRPTEDMEDLKCKTPYPCQFLPQCSAELPQLAEVPISILPNTGKKLAEKWGKEKIYDLRNLPDGALTNERHEIIRQAHQSNTPYISKEMVKKVRSLPGPYFFMDFETVMQGVPLIPNTKPNDAVPFQWSVHSIKDLANTTGLDDGKAFLDFLSPTLFRDFLISLISALGESGTIFVHHKSTEIKALLYLAAQKQCEDLNEAVEKIILRIEDTLDLVRDGMYFPEMGLSEGSTYSIKTITKVIPTSVDYHEDGELGSGNDAQLIWFKCTDLKHRLSESEIQALKKNLLKYCAKDTLALVDLVRFIHTQPIH; this is encoded by the coding sequence TTGCAACTACTCTCCAAAAGCAAAATCATCTCAGGCATCCAGTGTCATAAAAAGCTCTGGCTGGAAACCCATGTCAAGCAAGATATATTGGAGTCTCATCTTTTTGCACTTGGAAATCGCTTCGGAGATTTCGCCAGAACACATTATGGTGACGGCGTTAATTTAGATGGCAAGAGTAACAAAGATGAAATTTTTAATAACACAAATTTCGCTTTATTAGATCCCAAAGTTAATGTTATCTATGAAGCTGCATTTCAATTCGAAAATGTATTAGTAAGGGTAGATGTATTAAAGCGTGACAAAGATGGCTGGGAAATGATTGAAGTCAAATCATCTAAAGAAGCCAAGCAGCATCACCTAAATGACATTGCTTCCCAAGCCTATGTAGCACTGGGATGCGGCCTCAAATTAAATTCAATGAAGATTGCCCATATTAATAAAAATTTTCTTTATAAAGGTGATGGAGACTATTCAGGTCTGCTAGTTGAGGCGGACGTCACAAGTGAGGCAATCGAAAGACTATCGGATGTAAAGACTTGGATCAGTGATTTACTCCCCATAGTTCAACCAGATTCACCTCGGCCTACAGAAGATATGGAGGACTTAAAATGCAAAACCCCGTATCCCTGTCAATTTCTTCCGCAATGCTCTGCAGAGCTGCCTCAACTGGCGGAAGTTCCAATCAGCATTCTCCCCAATACCGGGAAAAAACTGGCTGAAAAATGGGGCAAAGAAAAAATCTATGATTTGAGAAACCTACCGGATGGAGCGCTTACAAATGAACGTCACGAAATCATCAGACAAGCGCATCAATCGAATACTCCTTATATTAGTAAGGAGATGGTTAAAAAAGTGCGCTCACTACCAGGGCCTTACTTTTTCATGGACTTTGAAACGGTAATGCAAGGTGTCCCACTCATTCCCAATACTAAGCCTAATGATGCAGTTCCTTTTCAATGGAGCGTTCATTCTATTAAAGACCTAGCCAATACAACGGGACTTGATGATGGAAAGGCATTCTTAGACTTTTTAAGTCCGACCTTATTTAGGGATTTTCTAATAAGCCTGATTAGTGCCCTAGGTGAGTCAGGCACTATATTTGTACACCACAAATCAACAGAAATTAAAGCTTTACTTTATCTTGCAGCCCAAAAGCAATGTGAAGATCTTAATGAGGCTGTTGAGAAAATTATTCTCAGAATTGAAGATACGCTAGATTTAGTAAGAGATGGAATGTATTTCCCAGAGATGGGACTATCCGAAGGAAGCACTTACTCTATTAAGACTATTACCAAAGTCATTCCAACCTCGGTTGACTACCACGAAGATGGGGAACTGGGATCTGGGAACGATGCTCAACTGATTTGGTTCAAATGCACTGATTTAAAGCATAGGCTATCTGAAAGTGAAATTCAGGCATTGAAAAAAAATCTTCTCAAATATTGTGCAAAAGATACGTTAGCATTAGTTGATTTAGTTCGCTTCATTCATACACAACCAATTCATTAA